In a genomic window of Quercus lobata isolate SW786 chromosome 4, ValleyOak3.0 Primary Assembly, whole genome shotgun sequence:
- the LOC115984673 gene encoding probable LRR receptor-like serine/threonine-protein kinase At3g47570: protein MSLQFSDNKLRGGVPSLEKLYRVSMFTIFENELGNGGANDLSFLCSLTNSTYLIDLEIAVNNFGGELPKCIANFSTTLNYPVLSGNKIFGNIPTGIGNLTNLELLDMGYNKLSGHIPFKIGKLHKLQYLDLSANNFFGNIPSSLGNLTLLIKLFLNNNNLQGSIPLILGMCQNMIALNLANNNLSDTIPYQVFSLLFSLIFLDLSANKFTGVLPIEVGNFINLQELKITKNMMFGEIPMSIGSCVKLEILAMRSNFFQGVIPSSLESLRGLQVLDLFKNNFSGNIPKFLESFIYLQLLNLSYNDFDGEIPTNGVFKNTSATMIKGNGKLCGGMPKFHLPVCKYNKYKKRKLTPSLKLIISILSGLLEVTLVMLFLLLCTLKRKRRESILSNSGNLLLNVSYHSLLRATDAFSTTNLIGVGSFGSVYRGILDQDGRKVAAKVLNLLHHGASKSFIAECEALRNIRHRNLVKALTACSGVDYQGHDFKALVYEFMTNGNLDGWLHPVSRRNEVPKEKMNLNLLQRLNIAIDVAHALEYLHHHCHTPIVHCDLKPSNVLLDDEMIGHVGDFGLARFLREATQECFTNQSSSIGLRGTIGYAPPEYGMGNEVSIYGDIYSYGILLLEMFIGKRPIDNIFKDNLNLHDFVTGALPEQVSNIVDPIILWESEDMETRTNDTHIQNQIGCPKILECLILIFKIGVSCSMESPRERMNISDVVAQLHLIRKKLLRTRIRRERLQLTVVQTAKDVEDQTFKESPPALSIEEDQIVNENAPTQSTKLHLCHQQNQIQEEGNEYDHEYRLYKCWDSVS from the exons ATGTCACTTCAATTTTCCGATAATAAACTAAGAGGAGGAGTTCCTTCTTTGGAGAAGTTATATAGAGTTTCAATGTTTACCATATTTGAAAATGAGCTTGGAAATGGAGGGGCAAATGACTTGAGTTTTCTCTGTTCTTTGACAAATTCTACATATCTAATCGATTTAGAGATAGCTGTCAATAACTTTGGGGGAGAGTTGCCCAAGTGCATTGCCAATTTCTCAACTACTCTCAACTATCCGGTTCTAAgtggaaataaaatatttggaaaCATTCCTACTGGAATAGGAAATTTGACCAATTTGGAGTTACTAGATATGGGGTATAATAAATTATCAGGTCATATTCCTTTTAAAATTGGAAAGCTTCATAAGTTACAATATTTggatttatctgcaaacaattTCTTTGGGAACATTCCATCATCTCTTGGAAATTTAACTCTTttgataaagttgtttttaaacaataataatctTCAAGGAAGCATCCCTTTGATTCTTGGAATGTGTCAAAATATGATTGCTTTGAATCTTGCTAATAACAATCTCAGTGATACCATACCATATCAAGTCTTTAGTCTCTTATTCTCACTAATTTTTCTAGACTTGTCAGCCAACAAATTTACTGGTGTCCTTCCCATAGAAGTAGGAAATTTCATAAATCTACAAGAgttgaaaattactaaaaacaTGATGTTTGGTGAAATTCCTATGAGTATTGGTAGTTGTGTAAAACTTGAAATTCTTGCAATGAGAAGCAATTTCTTTCAAGGGGTCATTCCTTCATCTTTGGAATCATTAAGGGGTCTTCAAGTTTTAGatctttttaaaaacaatttctctggaaatattccaaaatttttggagagCTTTATCTACTTGCAGTTATTGAATTTGTCTTATAACGATTTTGACGGTGAGATACCAACAAATGGAGTTTTCAAGAACACAAGTGCAACTATGATTAAGGGGAACGGCAAGCTTTGTGGAGGCATGCCTAAGTTTCATCTTCCTGTATGTAAATACAATAAATACAAGAAGAGGAAGTTGACTCCTTCCTTGAAGTTAATAATCTCTATATTATCTGGCCTTCTTGAAGTAACTTTGGTAATGTTATTTTTACTTCTTTgcactttaaaaagaaaaagaagagaaagtatTTTAAGTAATTCAGGAAATTTACTTTTGAATGTATCTTACCATAGTCTCCTAAGAGCTACAGATGCATTCTCCACCACTAATTTAATTGGTGTGGGTAGCTTTGGATCTGTGTATAGAGGAATTCTTGATCAAGATGGTCGTAAAGTTGCTGCTAAGGTACTCAACCTTTTGCACCATGGAGCTTCCAAAAGTTTTATCGCTGAATGTGAGGCTTTGCGAAATATCAGACATCGGAATCTAGTGAAGGCACTCACAGCATGTTCAGGTGTTGACTATCAAGGTCATGATTTCAAAGCATTGGTATACGAGTTCATGACTAACGGCAACCTAGATGGGTGGTTGCATCCAGTTTCAAGAAGAAATGAGGTTCCTaaggaaaaaatgaatttgaatcTTCTTCAACGATTGAATATTGCTATTGATGTTGCACATGCATTGGaatatcttcatcatcattgccATACACCAATTGTTCATTGTGACCTCAAGCCTAGCAATGTTCTTCTTGATGACGAAATGATTGGACATGTTGGTGACTTTGGCTTGGCAAGGTTCCTTAGGGAGGCTACCCAAGAGTGTTTCACTAATCAATCGAGCTCTATCGGATTAAGAGGAACAATTGGTTATGCTCCTCCAG AATATGGTATGGGAAACGAGGTGTCAATTTATGGTGATATCTACAGTTATGGCATACTATTATTGGAGATGTTCATAGGAAAAAGGCCCATTGATAACATTTTCAAAGACAACTTGAACCTTCATGATTTCGTTACAGGAGCTTTGCCTGAACAAGTGAGTAACATTGTGGATCCCATTATTCTTTGGGAAAGTGAAGATATGGAAACAAGGACAAATGATACTcacattcaaaatcaaataggATGTCCCAAAATTCTGGAgtgcttgattttgatattcAAAATAGGAGTTTCTTGTTCTATGGAATCTCCAAGAGAAAGGATGAACATTAGTGATGTTGTAGCTCAATTGCACTTGATTAGAAAAAAGCTCCTCAGAACAAGAATACGCCGAGAAAGACTTCAACTTACAG TGGTGCAAACTGCAAAGGATGTTGAAGATCAAACATTTAAGGAAAGTCCACCAGCCCTGTCTATTGAAGAAGACCAAATCGTTAACGAAAATGCACCAACCCAATCAACAAAGTTACACCTGTGTCATCAGCAAAATCAAATACAAGAGGAAGGTAATGAATATGATCATGAATATAGATTGTATAAGTGTTGGGATTCTGTTTCTTAA